A genomic stretch from Desulfolutivibrio sulfodismutans DSM 3696 includes:
- a CDS encoding AbrB/MazE/SpoVT family DNA-binding domain-containing protein, producing METLVSRRGNSLGLRIPKALAAEAGLSPGDAVRIDRTPEGLMIMKVRQRPKMSLAELLARVTADNRHEAVGWGGPSGRELL from the coding sequence ATGGAAACCCTCGTTTCCCGCCGGGGCAACAGCCTCGGCCTGCGCATCCCCAAGGCCCTGGCCGCCGAGGCCGGGCTTTCCCCGGGCGATGCAGTGCGCATCGACCGCACGCCGGAAGGGCTCATGATCATGAAAGTGCGGCAGCGCCCGAAGATGTCTCTGGCCGAACTGCTGGCCCGGGTGACTGCGGACAACCGGCACGAGGCCGTGGGCTGGGGAGGACCGTCCGGACGGGAACTGCTGTGA